One Helianthus annuus cultivar XRQ/B chromosome 7, HanXRQr2.0-SUNRISE, whole genome shotgun sequence genomic region harbors:
- the LOC110893513 gene encoding uncharacterized protein LOC110893513 produces MNKALMSYHVWSIVSKRESLWVDWVHSYRLRGKSFWMCKTPANCCWSWRKLVQLRPLIRNHLWSELGNGDNTSAWYDYWSDIGPLGDFISPRSITDADFSLDDSVANIYSNGSWAWPLAWRDIFPVLIQLDQVQLTPMKQDRLLWRDGSEIMEFSSSCVWHSFRHTAPEVNWCRIVWFA; encoded by the coding sequence ATGAACAAGGCTCTTATGTCTTATCATGTTTGGAGCATTGTCTCTAAAAGGGAGTCTTTATGGGTAGATTGGGTGCATAGTTACAGGTTGAGAGGCAAGAGCTTCTGGATGTGCAAAACCCCAGCTAATTGTTGTTGGTCTTGGAGAAAGCTTGTGCAATTGCGGCCTCTAATTAGAAATCATTTATGGTCGGAGTTAGGTAATGGCGATAACACTTCGGCTTGGTATGATTACTGGAGTGATATAGGGCCGCTTGGGGATTTTATTTCGCCGAGGTCTATTACCGATGCAGATTTTAGTCTAGATGATTCTGTGGCTAACATCTACTCGAATGGTTCTTGGGCGTGGCCTTTGGCTTGGAGAGATATTTTTCCGGTTCTCATTCAGTTAGACCAGGTTCAGTTAACCCCAATGAAACAAGATAGATTGTTGTGGAGAGATGGCAGCGAGATTATGGAGTTTTCCTCTTCTTGCGTGTGGCACTCGTTTCGGCACACGGCTCCGGAAGTGA